One segment of Acidobacteriota bacterium DNA contains the following:
- the xerD gene encoding site-specific tyrosine recombinase XerD, with protein MSRDLLAEFLQHLTVEKGLAPNSVAAYRTDLRRFQRFLEGRNRELTQTERVDLLAYLKELYATGYKPSSVARAVASLRGLFRFLVGDGHMAGDPAELLEAPRRWHTLPKYLSPAEVDALLSQPDPVSPEGLRDKAMLELLYATGLRVTELVNAKVSDVNLEIGYIICLGKGSKERIVPVGDQARDWVQRYIREARNLLMKQPEPYLFVNRFGRRMSRQGFWKNIKRYGRDAGIMKNITPHLLRHSFATHLLENGADLRSLQLMLGHADIATTQ; from the coding sequence ATGAGCCGGGATCTTCTCGCCGAGTTTTTGCAGCACCTGACCGTTGAAAAAGGGTTGGCCCCGAATTCCGTCGCGGCTTACCGCACGGACCTGCGGCGATTTCAGCGCTTTCTGGAGGGGCGCAACCGGGAGCTGACCCAGACCGAGCGGGTGGACCTCCTCGCCTATCTGAAAGAATTGTACGCCACAGGGTACAAACCGTCTTCGGTGGCCCGAGCCGTGGCCAGTTTGCGGGGATTGTTCCGATTTCTGGTTGGGGACGGGCACATGGCCGGCGATCCCGCCGAATTGCTGGAGGCGCCCCGGCGCTGGCATACGCTCCCGAAGTACCTGAGCCCGGCCGAGGTGGATGCATTGTTGTCACAGCCTGATCCGGTGTCACCGGAGGGGCTGCGGGACAAGGCGATGCTGGAACTCCTTTACGCCACCGGGCTGCGGGTGACAGAACTGGTCAACGCCAAGGTGTCCGACGTCAATCTGGAGATCGGCTACATCATCTGCCTCGGCAAGGGGAGCAAGGAGCGGATCGTTCCGGTGGGCGATCAGGCCCGGGATTGGGTGCAACGGTACATCCGCGAAGCCCGCAATCTGCTCATGAAACAGCCGGAGCCCTACCTCTTCGTCAATCGGTTCGGCCGACGGATGTCCCGGCAGGGATTCTGGAAGAACATCAAACGTTACGGCCGTGACGCGGGGATCATGAAAAACATCACCCCGCACCTGCTCCGGCACTCGTTCGCCACCCACCTGCTGGAGAACGGGGCCGATCTTCGATCGCTGCAGCTGATGCTGGGGCATGCGGATATCGCCACCACCCAGA